The genomic segment GGTAGTAGTCGTTGAGGGGATAGCGCTTCGGCTTGCCGGCGTCATCGGTGAGGAACGGCACCGACGTGTCCATGATGCCCATGTCATCCACGAGCATGATGACGACGTTGGGTTTGGCGGGCGCGGCGTGGACGAGGAACGGTGTGAGTGTGGCCGCGAGGAGGACAAGCACTTGTTTCATTGCGTCAGAGAGTCACCGCACGCTGACCGGCGGCAGTTTTGGGTTTGGGCTCGAGGCCGGCGAGGGTTTGCCCGGTGGGTTTGCTGCGGCCGATTTTCACGGTGTGCCTGCCCGCGCGGTAAACACGCGGCTGGAAGCGTCCACCCTGCGCGCGCACCGTGTAGAGCACTTCACCGGTCTGCTCCTCGATGACTTGCAAGACGGGATTCGCCCCGCCAGCGAAGACGAGTTCGGGCAGGTAGCCGACGACTTTGCGGCCGTCGTTCGCGTCCATCGCCACCGTGATGGGCCAGCCGGGAAACTGCGCGGCGTTGCCTTGCCGCGGGTCGCTGAAGCGCGGCCAGCATTCGAAGGTGATCATGCGCGTGCGTTTGTTGAAGCGCGCCAGGCCGTAGCCATCGGCGCGTTGCTTTTCGTCGGCAATGTTCTCGGGGTTGGCATAAGCCAGCATCGAGAGGCGGTTGCCGAGGCCATCCTTGAAGTCACCGGTCCACGGCAGCGGGCTGTTCGGCACCGGGTTCGGGCCGGGCTTTTCATCCAGCGGATGCCACCAACGGCCGTAAATCGTGTTCACGAGCGCGGGGCTGGTGAAGCCGTAGGGCCCATCGCCAAACTCGTGGATGCCGTGCTTCACCACGACGGCGAGATGCTGGTCGCCGCAGAGATGGACGGCCCACGCGCGGCGGATGAGTTCGAGCGCGCGGTTGCGGGGCGTTTGCGGCCAGCCGTTGCAATCGAGGTCCGCGAGCAATCGGCTCTGGCGCCCGCCGTGCATGTGCACCGCGCCGCAGAAGGCGGTCTGCGACAAGACGCATTTCATTTCCGCGCCGGTCCAATCAGCGGACCAGTCGGCGAGGAATCGCTCCTGTCGCGCGCCGAGCAGTTGCAAGCCCGGCAGGTCAATGGTCTTGGGATCGTATTTCGGGTCGTTGATATGGTCGGGGCGCGGGCCCATCTGCGGGATTTTTCCGGCGGGGCCGGTCTTGAACTTGCGGTCTTCGATGATGGCGAAGTCCACGCCACCCACGGTGAGCCGGGTGAAGTGGACGGTCACGCCGCGGTCAATGGGCGCGGGGTCCACGGGGTCGGGCAGGCTCCAAGCTTGCTGGCGATGCACCTGGTTCACGTAGGCGACGGGGTAGCGGTAGCCGCCGTCGGCATCGCCGGAAATGGTCGAGCGCTTGCCGCCCTCGCCCCACACGTTGCCGTGCCCGACATCGTGGTCGTCGGGGATGGACACCGTCGGGCGGTCGCGCATCACGTCGCGGAACTGGAGACCGAACTCGATCCAACCCGCCGTGTGCTCCGTGTGGCGATACGTCTGGTCGCCGCCGAAGAACAGCAGGTCCGGGTTGTGGTGTTTGAGGCTGGCGACAATCTCCGCCCGCTCGCCGACGGTGCGGCTGGAGTTGCAGGACATGTTCGCCACGATGATCTCCTCCTTGTCCACCGGGTCGCGGCGGATGAGCCCATCGAACACGGCGCGGTCCCCGTGGCGCACACGGTAGGGCACGTCCTGCGTGTTGTCCCACTTCTCGATGCGAAAGTGCGCGTCCCAGCCGGGGTAAAGCACCTCGGCACGCGCGGCCTCCGCCCACTTCCCGCCGCGCTGCAATTCGAGCCGGGCGACGCGGGGTTCGCCGGGTTTGAGCGGGAAGAGCTGGGCGGTGAGCTTGAGCACGCCGTGCTGATGGGTGTAGAGCGCGAAGGCGACGACCTGCTCGCGCGGCACGTCCATCGGCGGCGGCGGGGCGGGCGGGCTGGCCTTGGGCTTGTTGCTCTTGGGCGCCGTCTTGGGTGCGCTGGGCTTGGCCCACCACTCGCCGGTGGTGAGGGATTCCAGATTGGGAAACTCCCCGCCGAAGGGCTGCGGGGCGTTTTGCGCGGCGAGCGGGGAGCGGGCGAGGGCCAACGCGCCCAGGCCGGCGGCGGTGGACTTCAAGGCGGAGCGGCGGGTGATGCGTTTCATGGCAAGCGTGGGATTTGATAAGACCAGCTGACTCAGCGCGCAAGTCTGCGGCGATGACGAGTCTCAGTTCGCCGGCTCAGTCCCGGCGGCGCGCCGGCCCGTGCCCTTGACGCCCGTGAGCGAATCGCCCAAGTCCGCGCGCATCGGCACGGCGAGCTTCGTGAGTTGCGCGACCACCTCCGGTTGCTGCACCGCGAGGTTCTTCGTCTCGCCGGGGTCGGTGGTGAGGTTGAAGAGCGACAGCTCCAGCCGCTCGACGCGCTGCCCGTGCCGGCTCGCAATGGCGTCCATGCTCGAATCCTTGATGGAGCGCGGCGCGCCCTTGCCCCAGTTCGAGGGTTTGCCGTCGCGGCCCGGCGCGCCCGCCGTCGTGAGATACGGATGCGGGAAATGCAGCTTCCACTCGCCGCTGCGGACGGCGTGCAACTCATCACCGGCGTAAAAAAACAGCGCCTCGTGCGGCGGCTTCGCCCCCGGCTCGCCGAGCAGCAGCGGCTTCGCACTCACGCCGTCAATCCTGAGCACGGGCGGTTTGCCGCCGGCGAGTTCCGCCAGCGTCGGCAGCCAGTCGATGGACATCCATGGCGCGTCGCTCACGCGGCCCGCCGGGACTTTGCCGGGCCAGCGCACGAGCAGCGGCGAGCGCACACCGCCCTCGAACGCCGTCAGTTTGCCCTCGCGCAACGGCGTGTTCGCTCCCGCGTGCTCGCCGTAGCTCAACCATGCGCCGTTGTCGGAAAAGAAAATCACGATCGTGTTGTCCGCGAGCTTGAGGCGGTCGAGCGCGGCGAGGATTTCACCTGCGGACCAGTCGAGTTCCTCCACCGCGTCGCCATACAGGCCGCGCTTCGAGCGGCCCTTGAACTTCTCGGACGCGAAGACCGGCACATGCGGCATGACGTGCGGCAGGTAGAGGAAGAACGGCCGCTTGGCGTTGCTCTCGATGAAGCGCACCGCCCGTTCGGTGAAGCGCCGCGTGAACCGGCTTTGGTCCGCGTCGAGCTCCACGACCCTGTCGCCGTCGTGCAGCGGTAGCGGCGGCATCTCGGCGGCGAGCACGGGGTGATACTTCGAGTTGTCGTTCGAGTAGGGGATGCCGAACCATTCGTCGAAGCCGTGGCGCGTCGCGCGCAGGCTGGGCACGGTGCCGAGGTGCCATTTGCCGATGCAGCTGGTCGCGTAGCCGCGCGCCTTGAGCAGCTCGGGCAGCAGCCATTCGTCGGGGTGAATGCCGTTGCGGCTGGTGTGATTGAGCGCGCCCGCGAGGCCGATGCGATTCGGGTAGCAGCCGCTCATCAACGCCGCGCGGCTCGCGGTGCAGACTGCCTGCGCGACGTAGAAACTCGTGAAGCGCGTCCCCTGCGCGGCGAGCCGATCCAAGTGGGGCGTGCGGATGTCCTTCGCGCCGAAGCAGCCCAGGTCCGCGTAGCCAAGGTCGTCAGCGAGGATGAGAACGACGTTCGGCGGCGCGGCAGCGTGAGTGGCGTCCGCGATACCGAACAAGGCAAGCAGCAGTGCAGCCAGTCGCTCCATGAGGCGGCGCGGCTAGGGATGGAGCTCGCGCGCCCCGGTCTTCAGCCCGTTGAGCGTCTTCACCTCGGCGGCGGTGAGCGCGCGGTTGAACACGGCGAGGTCGTCGAGATGCCCGACGTAAGCCGCGCCGAGCACCAGCGCCACGGCATCCGGGTTCCAGCCGAGCGTGAGGTCCCAGTTCTCGATGCTGCCCATGAGCTGGGCGTTCAAGTAGAGGCGGCCCACCGGCTTCCTTGCCTTGTCGTTCACGTTCTCCAGCGTGAAGACCGCGTGCGTCCACTGCTCGCGGGAGAACGGTGCGCGCTTCAGATTCACCGCCGGCCGCTGGGCGTCGGTCATCTTCGCCCAGTCGAGCTTGTTGGGATTCCAAATCTGCTCCAGCGGCCGGATGGCGAAGCGGAACTCGCGCGGCGTCTCGTCCTTCGACCATTCAAGGAAGATGAAGCCCTTCTTCGTGTCGTCCCCGACGATTTGCACCGGGTCGCAATAGCCCGGGGCCAGGTCCTTGTCCGGGTCCAGCCGCAGCCAGACGGAGACGGACGCGCTCCAGCTCTTGTCGTTGTAGCCGAGCACACCCGCGCCCTTGAAGCGCGGCTGCGTGGAGCCTTTCTTCGTGAAGTGCAGCCCGCCGCCGAAGCGCCCGTCGGGCACGAGCTTCAACTCTTCGTTCGCCGCAAGCGGCACCGGGCCCTGCTTGCCGCGCACGACGGCGGCCTTGTCCCCGCGCGAGAAGTCGGCGTCGAAGCCCTTGTCGAAGGACGCGTGAAACGTGAGCGCCTGATTCAAGGCAGCGGTTTGCGCCAATCCTGCGGACGCCAGGATCGAAACGGCGATGAGCGAACCTGTGAGGAAGCGGTGTTTCATGAAGGGAGTTGTGCGCGAATTGAGCCGGACGTCAAGCCCCGGAAGCCGCCGCAGCGTCCGGTTCCGGTGAAACACTGTTTGCACGCCGCT from the Verrucomicrobiota bacterium genome contains:
- a CDS encoding LamG domain-containing protein; its protein translation is MKHRFLTGSLIAVSILASAGLAQTAALNQALTFHASFDKGFDADFSRGDKAAVVRGKQGPVPLAANEELKLVPDGRFGGGLHFTKKGSTQPRFKGAGVLGYNDKSWSASVSVWLRLDPDKDLAPGYCDPVQIVGDDTKKGFIFLEWSKDETPREFRFAIRPLEQIWNPNKLDWAKMTDAQRPAVNLKRAPFSREQWTHAVFTLENVNDKARKPVGRLYLNAQLMGSIENWDLTLGWNPDAVALVLGAAYVGHLDDLAVFNRALTAAEVKTLNGLKTGARELHP
- a CDS encoding N-acetylgalactosamine-6-sulfatase, whose amino-acid sequence is MKQVLVLLAATLTPFLVHAAPAKPNVVIMLVDDMGIMDTSVPFLTDDAGKPKRYPLNDYY
- a CDS encoding sulfatase, translating into MERLAALLLALFGIADATHAAAPPNVVLILADDLGYADLGCFGAKDIRTPHLDRLAAQGTRFTSFYVAQAVCTASRAALMSGCYPNRIGLAGALNHTSRNGIHPDEWLLPELLKARGYATSCIGKWHLGTVPSLRATRHGFDEWFGIPYSNDNSKYHPVLAAEMPPLPLHDGDRVVELDADQSRFTRRFTERAVRFIESNAKRPFFLYLPHVMPHVPVFASEKFKGRSKRGLYGDAVEELDWSAGEILAALDRLKLADNTIVIFFSDNGAWLSYGEHAGANTPLREGKLTAFEGGVRSPLLVRWPGKVPAGRVSDAPWMSIDWLPTLAELAGGKPPVLRIDGVSAKPLLLGEPGAKPPHEALFFYAGDELHAVRSGEWKLHFPHPYLTTAGAPGRDGKPSNWGKGAPRSIKDSSMDAIASRHGQRVERLELSLFNLTTDPGETKNLAVQQPEVVAQLTKLAVPMRADLGDSLTGVKGTGRRAAGTEPAN
- a CDS encoding metallophosphoesterase — protein: MKRITRRSALKSTAAGLGALALARSPLAAQNAPQPFGGEFPNLESLTTGEWWAKPSAPKTAPKSNKPKASPPAPPPPMDVPREQVVAFALYTHQHGVLKLTAQLFPLKPGEPRVARLELQRGGKWAEAARAEVLYPGWDAHFRIEKWDNTQDVPYRVRHGDRAVFDGLIRRDPVDKEEIIVANMSCNSSRTVGERAEIVASLKHHNPDLLFFGGDQTYRHTEHTAGWIEFGLQFRDVMRDRPTVSIPDDHDVGHGNVWGEGGKRSTISGDADGGYRYPVAYVNQVHRQQAWSLPDPVDPAPIDRGVTVHFTRLTVGGVDFAIIEDRKFKTGPAGKIPQMGPRPDHINDPKYDPKTIDLPGLQLLGARQERFLADWSADWTGAEMKCVLSQTAFCGAVHMHGGRQSRLLADLDCNGWPQTPRNRALELIRRAWAVHLCGDQHLAVVVKHGIHEFGDGPYGFTSPALVNTIYGRWWHPLDEKPGPNPVPNSPLPWTGDFKDGLGNRLSMLAYANPENIADEKQRADGYGLARFNKRTRMITFECWPRFSDPRQGNAAQFPGWPITVAMDANDGRKVVGYLPELVFAGGANPVLQVIEEQTGEVLYTVRAQGGRFQPRVYRAGRHTVKIGRSKPTGQTLAGLEPKPKTAAGQRAVTL